In Armatimonadota bacterium, a single genomic region encodes these proteins:
- the rsrA gene encoding mycothiol system anti-sigma-R factor translates to MSQGRCDEVLRLLWQFMDRELDRLTYERVEEHCRRCQPCQDLHEFEVRLREIIRMKCTGEAAPETLRRRLRQLLADL, encoded by the coding sequence GTGAGCCAGGGGCGGTGCGACGAGGTGCTCCGGCTGCTCTGGCAGTTCATGGACCGGGAGCTCGACCGCCTCACCTATGAGCGGGTGGAGGAGCACTGCCGGCGCTGTCAGCCCTGCCAGGACCTGCACGAGTTCGAGGTGCGGTTGCGCGAGATCATCCGCATGAAGTGCACCGGCGAGGCCGCCCCGGAGACGCTGCGCCGCCGTCTGCGCCAGCTGCTCGCCGACCTGTAG
- a CDS encoding MraY family glycosyltransferase, producing the protein MELPPFLVAGLLALIVTYELTPVMRRIARRMGAIDYPGGRRINPRPMPRLGGVAIFAGFVLALLVAMVITRPVELVRGDDSVFVRIPLVPRTDRAVLGILLGGTAIFLAGVWDDVRGLNPAVKFLLQVGAAAVLIPFGLATQFVTHPLTGATIAVGPLGALFTVLWVVAMVNATNFIDGVDGLASGIAAIAGTTMLLAAAVKGDVISMALAGCLIGSTLGFLPHNFNPARIIMGDSGSMFIGYVLGGLSVMGLYKSVTALSLVVPLLALAVPIVDTAFAIVRRWRTRQPIYLPDRGHLHHRLLDRGLSQRQTVLLLYLVSAFFGVGALAVAGVNRPASVVTLGLLAALLALGARRLRLLERPVGPDA; encoded by the coding sequence ATGGAGCTCCCTCCCTTCCTCGTCGCGGGGCTGCTCGCGCTGATCGTCACCTACGAGCTGACGCCGGTGATGCGCCGCATCGCCCGGCGCATGGGGGCCATCGACTATCCCGGGGGGCGGCGCATCAACCCTCGGCCCATGCCCCGCCTGGGCGGCGTGGCCATCTTCGCCGGGTTCGTCCTGGCCCTGCTGGTGGCCATGGTGATCACCCGGCCGGTGGAGCTGGTGCGGGGCGACGACAGCGTCTTCGTCCGCATCCCGCTCGTCCCGCGCACCGACCGGGCTGTCCTGGGCATCCTGCTGGGAGGGACGGCCATCTTCCTGGCCGGGGTGTGGGACGACGTGCGCGGCCTCAACCCGGCGGTGAAGTTCCTCCTCCAGGTGGGGGCGGCGGCGGTGCTCATCCCCTTCGGCCTGGCCACCCAGTTCGTCACCCACCCGCTCACGGGAGCGACCATCGCCGTGGGGCCGCTGGGGGCGCTCTTCACGGTGCTGTGGGTGGTGGCCATGGTGAACGCTACCAACTTCATCGACGGGGTGGACGGGCTGGCCTCCGGGATCGCCGCCATCGCCGGGACGACCATGCTGCTGGCCGCCGCCGTCAAGGGGGACGTCATCTCCATGGCGCTGGCGGGCTGCCTCATCGGCAGCACGCTGGGCTTCCTGCCCCATAACTTCAACCCGGCGCGCATCATCATGGGGGACAGCGGCTCAATGTTCATCGGCTACGTGCTGGGGGGCCTCTCGGTGATGGGGCTGTACAAGTCGGTGACGGCGCTGTCACTGGTGGTGCCGCTGCTGGCACTGGCCGTGCCCATCGTCGACACGGCTTTCGCCATCGTGCGCCGGTGGCGGACGCGCCAGCCCATCTACCTCCCCGACCGGGGCCACCTCCACCACCGGCTGCTCGACCGCGGGCTGTCCCAGCGGCAGACGGTCCTCCTGCTCTACCTGGTCAGCGCCTTCTTCGGGGTGGGGGCGCTGGCGGTGGCCGGCGTGAACCGCCCGGCCAGCGTGGTCACCCTGGGCCTGCTGGCGGCCCTGCTCGCCCTGGGGGCCCGCCGGCTGCGCCTGCTGGAGCGCCCCGTGGGCCCGGACGCCTGA
- a CDS encoding D-aminoacylase has product MDRYDVVIRNATIVDGSGGAPVVGDVAITGDRVAAVGGTVAGSGREEIEAGGLVAAPGFINMLSWANVSLLADGRSQSDIRQGVTLEVLGEGTSMGPLTEAMRRQMVARQGDIRYEVAWTTLGEYLEHLVRRGVAPNVASFVGATTARIFVLGYERRAPSAAELDRMRAVVREAMREGAMGVSTALIYAPGSYAATDEVVALAEVAAEHDGLYISHIRNEEAGILEALEEFLTIVRTSGARGEIYHLKVSGERHWPLMDRVLGAIEEARAAGLPVTADMYPYTASATGLDTAVPGWAHEGGPEALVARLRDPATRAQVREQLALFTAPERVLLVAVRADHLKPLIGRTLAEVAAARGQDYRDTLLDLLVEDDSRVGAVFFTMSEANVRKVMARPWVAFGSDAASLAPEGVFLRSGTHPRAYGTFARVLGRYVREERVLTLPEAVRRMTALPAETLRLRDRGRLVPGALADVVVFDPDRIIDHATYDQPHRYATGVRHVFVNGVAVLRDGEHTGALPGRVVRGPGSTQ; this is encoded by the coding sequence ATGGACCGCTACGACGTGGTGATCCGCAACGCCACCATCGTGGACGGCAGCGGAGGCGCGCCGGTGGTGGGCGACGTGGCCATCACGGGGGACCGCGTGGCCGCCGTGGGCGGGACGGTGGCGGGGAGCGGGCGGGAGGAGATCGAGGCGGGCGGTCTGGTGGCCGCGCCGGGCTTCATCAACATGCTGAGCTGGGCCAACGTCTCCCTCCTGGCCGACGGCCGTTCCCAGAGCGACATCCGCCAGGGGGTGACGCTGGAGGTGCTCGGCGAGGGCACCTCCATGGGCCCGCTCACCGAGGCGATGCGCCGGCAGATGGTGGCCCGCCAGGGCGACATCCGCTACGAGGTCGCCTGGACGACCCTGGGCGAGTACCTGGAGCACCTGGTGCGCCGGGGGGTCGCCCCCAACGTCGCCTCTTTTGTCGGCGCGACCACGGCGCGCATCTTCGTCCTGGGCTACGAGCGCCGCGCGCCGAGCGCCGCCGAGCTCGACCGGATGCGCGCGGTGGTGCGGGAGGCGATGCGCGAAGGGGCCATGGGCGTCTCCACCGCCCTGATCTACGCGCCGGGCTCGTACGCCGCCACCGACGAGGTGGTGGCGCTCGCCGAGGTGGCCGCCGAGCACGACGGGCTCTACATCTCCCACATCCGCAACGAGGAGGCGGGGATCCTCGAGGCGCTGGAGGAGTTCCTCACCATCGTGCGCACGAGCGGCGCCCGCGGGGAGATCTACCACCTGAAGGTCTCCGGGGAGCGCCACTGGCCGCTCATGGATCGGGTGCTCGGGGCGATCGAGGAGGCCCGGGCCGCCGGGCTGCCGGTCACCGCGGACATGTACCCGTACACGGCGTCGGCCACAGGGCTCGACACCGCCGTGCCGGGATGGGCCCATGAAGGCGGCCCCGAGGCGCTGGTGGCGCGCCTGCGCGACCCGGCCACCCGGGCGCAGGTCCGGGAGCAGCTCGCCCTCTTCACCGCCCCGGAGCGGGTCCTGCTCGTCGCCGTCAGGGCCGACCACCTCAAGCCGCTCATCGGCCGCACGCTGGCGGAGGTGGCGGCCGCGCGCGGGCAGGACTACCGGGACACGCTGCTCGACCTGCTGGTCGAGGACGACAGCCGCGTGGGCGCGGTCTTCTTCACCATGTCCGAGGCGAACGTGCGCAAGGTGATGGCCCGCCCCTGGGTGGCCTTCGGCTCCGACGCCGCCTCGCTCGCCCCCGAAGGGGTCTTCCTGCGCTCGGGCACCCACCCGCGCGCCTACGGCACCTTCGCCCGGGTGCTGGGGCGCTACGTGCGGGAGGAGCGGGTGCTCACGCTGCCGGAGGCGGTGCGCCGGATGACCGCGCTGCCGGCCGAGACGCTGCGCCTGCGCGACCGGGGGCGGCTCGTCCCCGGCGCGTTGGCGGACGTGGTGGTGTTCGACCCGGACCGGATCATCGACCACGCCACCTACGACCAGCCGCACCGGTACGCCACCGGGGTGCGACACGTCTTCGTGAACGGCGTGGCGGTGCTGCGGGACGGGGAGCACACCGGCGCGCTGCCGGGGCGGGTGGTCCGCGGCCCGGGCAGCACCCAGTAG
- a CDS encoding GGDEF domain-containing protein yields the protein MLTLVALPALADFPWSGYALFLALASIGGFILARVGPGYMPMQGPVALAAVWLFGWPAGMPIAATVPILLVLARRMSVWVGLLAFGNAGTALALAGALYHRFSRPPQAQEASWQQAVVLASAGALFVLGNVVIAFIGRYLDSGDPQHVRPRHIARLAGFTFLAYVPVSYVLALASSVGASAQLLTLSIWLITSFALKGMAEAREANARLEEALAEVRHLAITDTLTGLGNRRHFTEVFEQALAACRDCGAPLALLLLDLRGLKAINDRLGHPRGDEVLCETARVLRSALGPGDQAFRVGGDEFAVILPGTTRGTAVALGERLCAALETLGLARAEAVATGATAGVAVFPDDGETVSQLTSAADAALYAARAAGAPVGTGLTATRASALPPGAATAPS from the coding sequence GTGCTCACCCTGGTCGCCCTGCCTGCGCTGGCCGACTTCCCCTGGTCCGGCTACGCGCTCTTTCTCGCCCTCGCCTCGATCGGCGGCTTCATCCTCGCCAGGGTCGGCCCAGGCTACATGCCCATGCAGGGGCCCGTCGCGCTCGCCGCGGTGTGGCTGTTCGGCTGGCCGGCGGGTATGCCGATCGCCGCCACGGTCCCGATCCTCCTCGTCCTGGCCCGGCGCATGAGTGTCTGGGTGGGGCTGCTCGCCTTCGGCAACGCGGGGACGGCCCTCGCCCTGGCCGGAGCGCTCTACCATCGCTTCAGCCGGCCGCCCCAGGCCCAGGAGGCGTCCTGGCAGCAGGCTGTCGTACTGGCATCCGCCGGCGCCCTCTTTGTCCTGGGGAACGTCGTGATCGCCTTCATCGGCCGGTACCTCGACAGCGGCGACCCGCAACACGTGCGCCCGCGGCACATCGCCCGTCTGGCCGGCTTCACCTTCCTGGCGTACGTCCCGGTCTCGTACGTCCTGGCGCTGGCCTCCAGCGTGGGCGCATCCGCCCAGCTCCTGACCCTGAGCATCTGGCTCATCACCAGCTTCGCCCTGAAGGGCATGGCCGAGGCCCGGGAGGCCAATGCCCGCCTCGAGGAGGCGTTGGCGGAGGTGCGCCACCTCGCGATCACCGATACCCTCACTGGTCTCGGTAACCGCCGGCACTTCACCGAGGTCTTCGAGCAGGCGCTGGCAGCCTGCCGCGACTGCGGCGCGCCCCTGGCCCTCCTCCTGCTCGACCTGCGCGGGCTCAAGGCGATCAACGACCGGCTCGGCCACCCCCGTGGCGACGAGGTCCTCTGCGAGACCGCCCGGGTGCTGCGCAGCGCCCTGGGCCCAGGAGACCAGGCGTTCCGCGTCGGTGGGGACGAGTTCGCCGTGATACTTCCGGGGACCACGCGGGGGACGGCGGTGGCGCTGGGGGAGCGCCTCTGTGCCGCCCTGGAGACGCTAGGGCTGGCGCGGGCCGAGGCCGTCGCGACCGGCGCCACGGCGGGCGTGGCCGTGTTCCCCGACGACGGAGAGACGGTGAGCCAGCTGACCTCGGCGGCAGACGCCGCGCTCTACGCGGCGCGGGCAGCCGGGGCGCCGGTCGGCACCGGCCTCACTGCCACCCGCGCTTCCGCCCTTCCCCCAGGGGCGGCGACCGCCCCATCATAG
- a CDS encoding sigma-70 family RNA polymerase sigma factor produces the protein MALSVGPVGGAEAREQFAALVEEYLDGLYRTALRLTRNRAAAEDLVQDALLRGWRSFHTFQAGTNARAWLFRILMNAFIDTYRRRGREPEVVDTEAVEDHYLYTRARESADLARQGNPEEIVLAQVMDADVAAALDALPDRFRAPVVLADLEGFSYKEIAEILGIPIGTVMSRLFRGRRQLQQRLWEYAVRAGRRPRAPRRRDARRRGQDGGGAAS, from the coding sequence GTGGCCCTGAGCGTCGGGCCGGTGGGCGGTGCCGAGGCGCGCGAGCAGTTCGCCGCCCTGGTCGAAGAATACCTCGACGGCCTCTACCGCACCGCCCTGCGACTGACCCGCAACCGCGCGGCCGCGGAGGACCTGGTGCAGGACGCGCTCCTGCGAGGGTGGCGTTCCTTCCACACCTTCCAGGCCGGCACGAACGCCCGGGCGTGGCTCTTTCGCATCCTCATGAACGCCTTCATCGATACCTACCGGCGGCGCGGCCGCGAACCCGAGGTGGTGGACACGGAGGCGGTAGAGGACCACTACCTGTACACGCGGGCGCGTGAGAGCGCGGACCTGGCCCGGCAGGGCAACCCCGAGGAGATCGTGCTGGCGCAGGTCATGGACGCCGACGTGGCCGCCGCCCTGGATGCCCTCCCCGACCGCTTCCGCGCTCCGGTGGTCCTGGCCGACCTGGAGGGCTTCTCCTACAAGGAGATCGCCGAGATCCTCGGCATCCCCATCGGGACCGTGATGTCCCGCCTCTTCCGCGGGCGGCGCCAGCTGCAGCAGCGCCTGTGGGAGTACGCGGTGCGCGCCGGGCGTCGGCCTCGCGCCCCCCGGCGCCGCGACGCCCGGCGGCGAGGCCAGGATGGGGGAGGCGCGGCGTCGTGA
- a CDS encoding RidA family protein, translated as MKRDPVRPDARREVISTDGAPLAIGPYSQAIRAGGFLFLSGQIALDPGTGQLVGQDVKQQTRQVLTNVRAVLEAAGASLADVVKCTVFLADMNDFGPMNEEYGAFFPEEPPARTTVQAARLPRGALVEIEVVALDRGR; from the coding sequence ATGAAACGCGATCCCGTCCGTCCCGACGCTCGCCGCGAGGTGATCAGCACCGATGGCGCTCCCCTCGCCATCGGCCCCTACTCCCAGGCCATCCGCGCGGGCGGCTTCCTCTTCCTGTCGGGGCAGATCGCCCTCGACCCGGGCACGGGACAGCTGGTCGGTCAGGACGTCAAGCAGCAGACACGCCAGGTCCTGACGAACGTGCGCGCCGTGCTGGAGGCCGCCGGGGCCTCCCTGGCGGACGTGGTGAAGTGCACCGTCTTCCTGGCCGACATGAACGACTTCGGCCCGATGAACGAAGAGTACGGTGCCTTCTTCCCGGAGGAGCCGCCGGCCCGGACCACCGTGCAGGCGGCGCGGCTGCCCCGGGGCGCGCTGGTGGAAATCGAGGTGGTGGCGCTCGACCGGGGCCGGTGA
- a CDS encoding M67 family metallopeptidase, with product MPLRLTRAQADEIVAHAQETYPNECVGLLAGREGRVLRVYRGRNVDESPYTYRLDDRQLLAILRELDEERLDLVGIYHSHTASDAYPSRTDVARAFYPDAVYVIVSLKDRAGPVLRGFRIVDGAVTEEPLELEAVSP from the coding sequence GTGCCCCTGCGCCTGACCCGGGCCCAGGCCGACGAGATCGTGGCCCACGCGCAGGAGACCTACCCCAACGAGTGCGTGGGGCTCCTGGCCGGGCGGGAGGGGCGCGTGCTGCGCGTCTACCGGGGCCGCAACGTGGACGAGAGCCCCTATACCTACCGACTGGACGACCGGCAGCTCCTGGCGATCCTGCGGGAGCTGGACGAGGAGCGGCTGGACCTGGTGGGCATCTACCACTCCCACACCGCCTCCGACGCCTACCCCTCGCGGACGGACGTGGCCAGGGCCTTCTACCCCGACGCGGTGTACGTTATCGTATCCTTGAAGGACCGTGCGGGGCCCGTCCTGCGGGGGTTCCGCATCGTCGACGGGGCCGTTACGGAGGAGCCGCTCGAGCTGGAGGCGGTGTCGCCATGA
- a CDS encoding Rrf2 family transcriptional regulator, with amino-acid sequence MKVSSRAEYGLRALIDLALHYGEGPVQSHAIAARQGLPEPYLNQLMASLRRAGLVTSKRGPSGGHRLARPPGQIRLREAFEVLEGSAAPWECVEVDDPACAYAPGCGLRPVWMAIKAATEGVLDRLTLEDLSGRARVGTRARR; translated from the coding sequence ATGAAGGTGAGCAGCCGGGCGGAGTACGGCCTGCGGGCCCTCATCGACCTGGCGCTCCACTACGGCGAGGGGCCCGTGCAGAGCCACGCCATTGCCGCCCGGCAGGGCCTTCCCGAGCCGTACCTCAACCAGCTCATGGCCAGCCTGCGCCGCGCCGGGCTGGTCACCAGCAAGCGGGGGCCGTCCGGGGGACATCGGCTCGCCCGCCCGCCCGGCCAGATCCGCCTGCGCGAGGCGTTCGAGGTCCTGGAGGGCAGCGCGGCCCCCTGGGAGTGCGTGGAGGTGGACGATCCCGCCTGCGCGTACGCTCCCGGCTGCGGCCTGCGACCCGTCTGGATGGCCATCAAGGCGGCGACCGAGGGGGTGCTGGACCGGCTCACGCTGGAGGACCTGAGCGGCCGGGCCCGGGTGGGGACGCGGGCTCGGCGGTGA
- a CDS encoding ribose-phosphate pyrophosphokinase has product MASGALKVFSGSGNPALAQEVADRLEVPLGELSLFRFADGEVGIRIDESVRGADVFVLQSTSPPVNEHLVELLVIIDALRRASAARITAVLPYFGYARQDRKMRPREPISSKLVANLLTTAGADRILTVDLHAGQIWGFFDIPLDHLPARLLMVEDLRRRGLSDLVIVSPDIGGTPRAREFAAALGAPIAIIDKRRDRPNEVREVVHVIGKVYRRRAVIVDDILDTGGTLVMAAQALMRRGVAQVDAYVTHALLSGPALERIARSPLGEVVVTNTIPLPAGKPLAKLRVLSVAGLLAEAIRRIHEHRSVSELFEAAPQPVS; this is encoded by the coding sequence GTGGCGTCGGGGGCGTTGAAGGTCTTCAGCGGGTCGGGCAACCCGGCCCTGGCCCAGGAGGTGGCCGACCGGCTCGAGGTGCCGCTCGGCGAGCTGAGCCTCTTCCGCTTCGCCGACGGGGAGGTGGGGATTCGCATCGACGAGAGCGTGCGCGGCGCGGACGTCTTCGTCCTCCAGTCCACCTCGCCGCCGGTGAACGAGCACCTGGTCGAGCTCCTGGTGATCATCGACGCGCTGCGACGGGCCTCCGCCGCGCGCATCACCGCGGTCCTCCCCTACTTCGGCTACGCGCGGCAGGACCGCAAGATGCGGCCGCGCGAGCCCATCAGCAGCAAGCTGGTGGCCAACCTGCTGACCACCGCTGGCGCCGACCGCATCCTCACCGTCGACCTGCACGCCGGGCAGATCTGGGGCTTCTTCGACATCCCGCTGGACCACCTGCCGGCGCGCCTGCTCATGGTCGAGGACCTCCGGCGCCGCGGCCTGTCGGATCTGGTCATCGTCAGCCCGGACATCGGTGGCACGCCGCGCGCCCGGGAGTTCGCCGCGGCGCTGGGCGCTCCCATCGCCATCATCGACAAGCGCCGGGACCGCCCCAACGAGGTGCGCGAGGTGGTCCACGTCATCGGCAAGGTCTACCGGCGGCGGGCGGTCATCGTGGACGACATCCTGGACACCGGTGGCACGCTGGTCATGGCGGCGCAGGCGCTGATGCGGCGCGGGGTGGCCCAGGTGGACGCCTACGTCACCCACGCCCTCCTCTCCGGCCCGGCGCTGGAGCGCATCGCCCGCAGTCCGCTCGGCGAGGTGGTGGTCACGAACACCATCCCTCTGCCGGCCGGGAAGCCGCTGGCGAAGCTACGCGTCCTCTCGGTGGCGGGGCTGCTGGCCGAGGCCATCCGGCGCATCCATGAACACCGCTCGGTGAGCGAGCTCTTCGAGGCCGCCCCCCAACCGGTGTCCTGA
- a CDS encoding cysteine synthase family protein, with protein sequence MGSPPPDPLPAAPSARQAGAAVRLGQRLLERIGNTPLLQVTRLPEVPPGVTLLAKAEWFNPGGSVKDRPVLRMIEEAERSGLLTPDRILLDSSSGNAGIAYAMIGAAKGYRVELVLPANVSEERKRLIRAYGAEVILSDPLEGSDGAIRVARARFAAAPDRYVMPDQYNNPANWRAHYDTTGAEILVQTGGRVTHFVAGLGTSGTLVGAGRRLREALAHVQVVGVEPDGPLHGLEGLKHMATSIVPGIYDPSVHHRVIAVATEAAYAMTRRLAREEGWLVGPSAGAAMVAALQVAREAGEGVVVVVLPDGGDRYLSTRVFAEP encoded by the coding sequence GTGGGCTCGCCGCCGCCCGACCCCCTCCCCGCCGCCCCGTCGGCCCGCCAGGCCGGGGCGGCCGTCCGCCTGGGACAGAGGCTCCTGGAGCGGATCGGCAACACGCCGCTGTTGCAGGTCACCCGCCTGCCGGAGGTCCCCCCCGGGGTCACGCTGCTGGCCAAGGCGGAGTGGTTCAACCCCGGCGGCTCGGTGAAGGACCGCCCCGTCCTGCGCATGATCGAGGAGGCGGAGCGCAGCGGCCTCCTCACCCCCGACCGGATCCTGCTCGACTCCTCGTCGGGCAACGCCGGGATCGCCTACGCCATGATCGGGGCGGCCAAGGGCTACCGCGTCGAGCTGGTGCTCCCGGCCAACGTCAGCGAGGAGCGCAAGCGGCTGATCCGCGCCTACGGCGCGGAGGTGATCCTCTCCGACCCGCTGGAGGGCTCGGACGGGGCGATCCGGGTGGCCCGGGCACGCTTCGCCGCCGCCCCCGACCGGTACGTCATGCCCGACCAGTACAACAACCCGGCCAACTGGCGCGCCCACTACGACACCACCGGGGCGGAGATCCTGGTCCAGACCGGCGGGCGGGTGACGCACTTCGTGGCCGGGCTGGGGACCTCGGGGACGCTCGTGGGGGCGGGCCGACGGCTGCGCGAGGCCCTGGCGCACGTGCAGGTCGTGGGCGTGGAGCCGGACGGGCCGCTGCACGGGCTGGAGGGGCTCAAGCACATGGCCACCTCCATCGTCCCCGGTATCTACGACCCCTCCGTCCACCACCGGGTAATCGCGGTGGCCACCGAGGCGGCCTACGCCATGACGCGGCGCCTGGCCCGCGAGGAAGGGTGGCTGGTGGGCCCCTCTGCGGGGGCCGCCATGGTGGCCGCCCTGCAGGTGGCCCGTGAGGCCGGGGAGGGGGTGGTGGTGGTCGTCCTCCCCGACGGCGGCGACCGCTACCTCTCCACACGGGTCTTCGCCGAGCCCTGA
- the glmU gene encoding bifunctional UDP-N-acetylglucosamine diphosphorylase/glucosamine-1-phosphate N-acetyltransferase GlmU, whose amino-acid sequence MPRETVRPMVLAAGLGKRMRSTQPKVLHPVAGRPMIRHVLRTLAALGLPRPVVVVGHGAEAVEAAVGEDGRCVLQPEPRGTGDAVRVALEQAAADLAEARAALVLYGDMPLLRAETLERLLAAHAEAGGLVMLTGHLADPTGYGRVLRDAAGQVTGVVEEADAPPDVRAVREVNAGVYVVDLAVLREAVAALRPQNAQGEYYLTDMVGWAVRRGVRPRAVVAEDPEELLGVNSRRELARVEAAFRARLLGRLMDAGVTVIDPAHTYVHVDVTVGPDTVLHPGTSLEGTTRVGSGCVIGPQARLVDAEIGDRVTVVASTITRASVGEGSRVGPYAHLRPGTRVGRYVEIGNYAEMKNATVGDYTKVHHHSYLGDAAVGQRVNIGAGTVTCNLRDRSGQKWPTVIEDEAFIGSDTMLVAPVRVGRGASTGAGSVVTRDVPAGALAVGVPARVIRRSAETPR is encoded by the coding sequence GTGCCCCGCGAGACCGTCCGTCCCATGGTCCTCGCCGCCGGCCTGGGAAAGCGGATGCGCTCCACGCAGCCCAAGGTGCTGCACCCGGTGGCCGGCCGGCCCATGATCCGCCACGTCCTGCGGACGCTCGCCGCCCTGGGCCTCCCGCGGCCGGTCGTCGTCGTGGGCCACGGCGCCGAGGCGGTCGAGGCGGCAGTGGGCGAGGACGGCCGCTGCGTGCTGCAGCCCGAGCCGCGCGGCACGGGGGATGCCGTGCGGGTGGCGCTGGAGCAGGCGGCCGCCGACCTGGCCGAGGCCCGGGCCGCCCTCGTCCTCTACGGGGACATGCCGCTCCTGCGGGCCGAGACGCTCGAGCGGCTGCTCGCGGCGCACGCCGAGGCCGGCGGGCTGGTCATGCTCACCGGCCACCTCGCCGACCCCACCGGCTACGGTCGGGTCCTGCGCGACGCGGCGGGCCAGGTGACGGGCGTCGTGGAGGAGGCCGACGCCCCACCGGATGTGCGCGCGGTGCGCGAGGTGAACGCCGGCGTCTACGTCGTCGACCTGGCCGTGCTGCGCGAGGCGGTGGCAGCGCTCCGCCCGCAGAACGCCCAGGGGGAGTACTACCTGACCGACATGGTGGGCTGGGCGGTGCGGCGCGGGGTGCGGCCGCGCGCCGTGGTGGCCGAGGACCCGGAGGAGCTGCTGGGGGTGAACTCCCGGCGCGAGCTGGCCCGCGTGGAGGCGGCCTTCCGGGCCCGGCTGCTCGGCCGCCTCATGGACGCCGGCGTCACGGTGATCGACCCGGCCCACACCTACGTGCACGTCGACGTGACCGTGGGGCCGGACACCGTCCTCCACCCGGGGACGTCGCTGGAGGGGACTACGCGCGTGGGCAGCGGGTGCGTCATCGGGCCGCAGGCGCGGCTGGTGGACGCCGAGATCGGCGACCGGGTCACCGTGGTGGCCTCCACCATCACCCGCGCCAGCGTGGGCGAGGGGAGCCGCGTCGGCCCCTACGCCCACCTGCGGCCGGGGACGCGGGTGGGGCGCTACGTGGAGATCGGCAACTACGCGGAGATGAAGAACGCCACGGTGGGCGACTACACCAAGGTCCACCACCACAGCTACCTGGGGGACGCCGCCGTGGGGCAGCGCGTGAACATCGGCGCCGGCACGGTCACCTGCAACCTGCGCGACCGGAGCGGGCAAAAGTGGCCGACGGTGATCGAAGACGAGGCCTTCATTGGCAGCGACACGATGCTCGTGGCCCCGGTGCGGGTGGGCCGGGGGGCGAGTACGGGCGCCGGATCGGTGGTGACGCGGGACGTGCCGGCAGGGGCGCTGGCCGTGGGGGTGCCGGCCCGGGTGATCCGGCGGAGCGCCGAGACCCCGCGCTAG